The genomic region TGTTTGTAGAGACGGAAGTGCGGGATGTCATGATTGATGGCAGAAGAGGGAAGAATGTTAAGTAGGTAGGCTGCCATGTTGAGAGCTTCCACCCAATATGTGGGCGGGAGATGAGCTTGAAAGAGTAGGGTGCGAATTAGATTGTTAATAGTGCGGAGCATGCGTTCAGACTTTCCGTTTTGCTGAGAGGTGTGAGGACAGGAGAATCGAAATTGAATACCATTAGTTTGAAGAAGTTGATGGAAAGCAGTGTTATTGAATTCACCCCCATTATCACATTGAAAAGCTTTGATTTCTTGATTAAGTTGAGTGCGAACAAATGTACGAAATTGTATAAATGTGGTAAGTGCGTCAGATTTATTGCGTAACGGAAAAACCCATACATAATGCGAAAAATGAtcaagaaatataatataatattttaaaccacTAAGACTAGGAATAGGAGACGTCCATAAATCCGAATGAATAATATCAAAAGTAGCATTAACGTTAGAACTAGAAACAGAAAAAGGGAGACGCACATGTTTGCCAAGCTGACAAGCATGACAAAGAACGGGGGACGACgatttattacaaataatatctttattagaaaGGAGTCTACGAAAAACATCATGTCCGGGATGCCCGAGACGCTGATGCCATGTAACGGGACTGGTGAGAAGAGCCTGCTGAGAAGAGTGAGAGGTAGGTGATGTAAGTGGGTAGAGATCCCCGGTGCTATCACATCGAAGAAGCAGACGGCGCGTCAAATAATCATTCACAGAgaaaccaaaaggatcaaattcgACAGAAACTAGATTATCACGGGTAAATTGACGAACAGATATGAGATTTTTAACGATGTTAGGGGTTACAAGTACATTATTTAAATGTAACGGTCGATGAACATTGGGTAACAAGCTATGGCAGGTGTTGGTGACGGGAATGGTGTTCCCGTTACCAACGGCTACTGATGaatatttgcaattattaaaaacAGTACTAAGATTATTAATACAGGAGGTAAGATGTGAAGACGCACCCGTGTCCATGTGCCACCCCGGCAGCACCGTAATCCTGAGTCTGTGTTTGTGGATCGGCCGTAAAGGACGCAAAAGAAGCGGGCTGAGCTGTGTTAAGGCATTGGGCCTGCTGTTGAGCCTGCTGCTGGTGAGATACCATCCTGTGTTGAGCTTGTATGATATTTAATAGTTGAGCCTCCATTATTTGTGtaactgaatttttttttttgtttttttttgaatATCCCACTTTTAATTTTAATTCATAGACAAAAGAAAAATAAATTAATTCCAATTGCAAAATGACAACCTTTTCTGTGTACTGTACCACCTACCAACACCAATAATAAATTGGGGACCATCAAACAACTAAATTGTTTATTCTTGTTACCAATCAAATGCTCCCTTCTTTCCTTCAATTAAATTAACCTGGACCATTTTTCTTCTTGCCTATGTCAACTGAGAACCCCAAGGGGAGTCCCacgtttgtgttttttttttttttttaacacactAGTCTCAATCGTGAAGAACAAGTTGATTCCTTAGAACACACTTATTCGAACGAATCTCAATCGTGCAAATGaaacttgaagatgaagatgaaaaatAAGTTGCAGATTCCGGCGAAAACAGAGGCGGCTTATGGCGGTGGAGAACTGAAAACACTCAAATCAAAGGTAAAACTTTTGATTGTGCTTGCTAAACATTCATAGACCTCTGATTAACCATTGACCAACGAATTAAAGATTTGAATGTTGGAGGTGGGATCTCAACAGCAGCGAGAAGACCAacgagctttttttttttttttttttaatgatttgTATGAGGAATCGGAGGTGGATCTTTTTGTGCTAGGGTTTTAGATGTTTGGCTCTAATACCATGTTAAAGTGGATGTTTCATATTCTGATTGAATTGTGCAGTACATCATACAAAGGCATATATAGCCAAAGCCTAAGGGATACAAAAGGGCTAGGCCCAAGCAACATAATAAATGGGCTAACAATCATATCGGCTAACACAGATGACATAAAATCTAACGTATAGTTTGCTGACTAAGTCTTATAACTTAGTCCATCTGGTGTTGTAAATTTAACACGAAATTTAAAGTAACATTAGAGGACGGTCATTGTAGTTTTCATTGAAATTTATAAAAATCATATGTATGTGATGTTATATATATACTCCAGTATAAAATGTCTTAAACGAAGAACGGCGGTGTATGTGTAACTATAAATGTACTTTATTACTGTATTTTTTAATCTAGTATCACTAAACTGTTGACGAGTGATTGtaactataaaaaaaattaaacaaaccACTTGTAAAGTAATAAATTAAAACAAAATGATAGGATTCCCTTACCTCATTAACAGTCTCTGCTAGCTTAAGTTGGTTAAGAAGATTTAGTGGATCCGGGCGTCGTTCTGGGTCGTCTTCTAAGCAAGAGTACGCTGCCTCTGAAAACAGCTTAAGGGATCTCGGTCCCATTTGATTCAACAGTTTGGGATGGATTATATTTTGAAGTGTTCCTTTTTCAAAATTTAATTTGGCCAGTGGAGCTAGCAACCCATTTTCTGGGTTTGCTTTTCTCCCTGTCAAAAGTTCAAATAAAATAACCCCAACGAGTAGATATCCGACTTCTGTGTGACACCGTCATTCTTTTCAATTGCCGGGTCCATATACCCTTTTGTGCCAATAGCTTTACAACGGAAAACTTGGTTACTTCGACTTACCGGCCCTTCGATACAATATTCAAAGCCAGATAACGCAGGTGTCCATGAATCATTTAGTAAAATTGTGTAGCTATTAATATTGCGATGTATAACATAATAACTCCGTCCCCTCGTATCATGGATCCATGCAATAGCAGACGCAAGATTATTAGCTATACGCAATCTTTCAGGCCATTTGAGGCGGGTCGGCTTGCTTATATAATACTCGAGACTTCCTTTTTTATAATGCTCGTATACGATGATCTTCTCCCCTTCCTCCTCACAAAACCCAAACATACAGACAACATTAATGTTACCCTGCAAACGAGAAAGCACTGAGATCTCAGTCAAGAACGCATCGTCTCGTAGCCTACCCTTACGATTGAACCTCCGTGCAGAACATTTTGTGTCCACATCGGTATCAATTTGCATCTTGTAGACGTTCCCAAAttcacctttcccgatgatatttttATTAGAAAAGTTGTTTGTTGCCTCTAATATGAATGAAAGTGGGAGTTTAGACTGAGCGAACTCTTTGATTGAAGATGCCATATATTTTGTTGTTAATCAAATGAAATAATTATGAAGACAAAGACCGATAATGAGTAAGAAATGAAGGAGTTAATCGAGAATGTAGGATATACGAGTAACCAAATGACTACTTACATCTGTATATAAAATACAGGCGAATAAAAACCTTCATCGTTACCGTGACCTTttccaattaaaatatatattgttaataataaataattggCATGCCCACATGGTTACATAGCGTGTGTTACGTGAAGTAATGAAAGTGAATTATAAAATATTACTCCCGTACTATAATTTGTTTGTAAATGAAGACATAACTAGTGGGTACAACACAGCCTAGCTAGTTTCCCACCTTTAAAAAGAAGCCGAATGATAAATTAAAggcaaaattgctgaaatagtccatgtggtttgtaccaaaacgctagtttagtccctgtgcttttttttgatagatttggtcccggtggtttataaaagttgctgatttagtccctctgaccgacggccgtcaaaaaaggccgttaagtccagtcatgtgccagacatgtgagggtattttcgtcagtttcattcatttattagcaaaattgctgaaatggtccatgtggtttgtaccaaaattcctggaatagtccctgtggtttgttcaaCTCTTTCTTCCTCTTCTCTAAACCTTCTTATCCACCCAAAAAAATGATGAACCCTAATCTATACTTTATCTTCTTCCCCAATCCTCTatattttgactaaatttaaatttaataacaGTGACttctttacacacacacacacacacacacacacacacacacacacacacatatatatatatatatatatatatatatatatatatatatatatatatatatatatatatatatatataataaactccaaattaaaattaaaaataaaattagatTAAATCAAACTAACTCAATTAAAACCCCAAACACCACCATTACCACGAAATTGGCCAAAAAAAAAACCATCGCCGTTATCCGTAAAATTGTTACCTGCAATCGGTGACCATGTTCGTTCAGATCTGTACTGGAAGCACGATCTGACAGCGAATTGATTCCAGCGGAGGTGCGATTTGATTTCGGCGAACGGATTCCGGCAGAGGCCCCATCTGTTTTTTGTATGTAGGGTGCGTTCAGATCTGTATTTCAGAGGGTGCGTTTGTATATGTGTAAAGATTGTATAAAAtgagtatttgaagttggatttagTTTTAGTTTGAGGTTGGATTTAGTTTTGAGATTAATTTTAATGGTTTCGATTTAATTTTAGTTTTGGTGGGTTTGATTTTACCATGTTAATGTTAATTAGAGTGTTTGAAGAaaattaataaattagggtttgttCAACTTTTTTGAAGATAAAGATGAAGGTGAGGAAGGAGATAAGGTAAATTGATTTCAACAATTTttttacaaaccacagggactattccagcaattttggtacaaaccacagggaccatttcagcaattttgctaataaatgaatgaaactgacgaaaataccctcacatgtctggcacatgactggacttaacggccttttttgacggccgtcggtcagagggactaaatcagcaacttttataaaccaccgggaccaaatccataaAAAAAAAGTACAGGGACTAAACCAGCCTTTTGATACAAACCATAGaaactatttcagcaattttgtctaaattaaattaaatatcctAGTGTTACTAAACTACTATATGTGCCTAGAAGACTCCACTTTTTGTTAAGAAATGTATAAGCCTATTGTAGTCTTAACTTGTAAGTAGATTTTAAGACCCAAAGATGTTTGGACCCTGTAAATGCTAGATTAAGATCGAGTTCATACTTGAACGATGATATGAATGATGTAACAGTTTATATGTatgatatgtatgtgtatatgctaTATGTATCTGTGTGAATCTGTATATATCTAAATATGTAAACTAGCAGCTGTAATGATGCTAAACACAAATGATAATAAGCACTAGTCACATATTCATACACAAAACATAGTCACAATTGATTAAGGGTTAAAGGATACAAGTTTGAGAGGTTTAGGGAGTGTGTGTGTTTCTAAGGTGTGGATGGATTGGGGGAAAGTGAATGGCTAACCTCACTAATTAAGGAGGTGAAGGTGTGTATTTAACTATTTATAGTCCATATACACCTTGTACAAACTAGAGAAAATACATGTaaactagtacaaatctcatcaacTAAAATTAGACTTAACAGACCCAAATGTTGGCAACGACCCTTAGTCTCCTTCGTCTCTCACACAATGCTCAAGTCAAAGAAACCTATGTCTGGACCATGGTTATGGCGTCTCTTTTGGACGGAGAATGACTGGAAGCAAAAGACTGCTATACTGAACTGTCTTAAGCATCGTGAATAATTTTTAAACAAGCTCTGTTTAGTTGTTGTTTTTTATAAGTTTGCTTCTTGTTTGGGTTAGTTTGTATTCTTGTGACTCGGTCGTTGTTAGTGTGGGGTTCAATGGTTTAGCTCGGTTGGAGTTAACGTCGAGTTGTGACATTTACTAGTTTCGAGCCTGGCCGGTTTCCTATCTTTGTTTCTCTCGATTCGGTCCTTCATTTTTTGATGAAGTCTCATTTATATAGTTTTCGTTatttttaccaaaaaaaaaaaaaaaaaaaaaaaaaaaaaaaaagcttaagATTATATCTATCAATTAAAAAGTTTATTTAAATTTATGTCCCTCTATACAAATATTGATATATGGATTCTAATATCTCGTTTTCAATATTGTCATAATTCCTTTTGGATATCTACCAAAATAAAATTGTTAGGCATACTATTATGTACTGTACACAATTTCAACTGTGTTAAGCCTTTTTCTTCTCTAATTTATACAGCCTAAAATAGCCAACCTTACTATAGGAGGACCTTTTTTGGGTGAACTGTTTGAAAATCTATGGGAAAGTACTCGATATTGTATAGTACACATCTATGCCTATTAATCTTACGACAAAAATTAAAAATTAGAAATTAAATAAAAAACATAAATAAAACACAAAAAGATGATTACCTCAATTGATGACTACTGAAAACTAGACGAATTTGAAAAATTGATCAAAAAGTCTATAGCCTAAATTTGGTTTTTTCACTCAAGAACACAAATTACCCCAAAGTTTTCGGATTTGTTACAGATTATGATGTTAGAAAGAAGTTTTGTGAAGATTAATTGGTGTTTCAATGGAAGCAATTAGCTAATttagtcgaaattagggttttggggtgTTGGGCGTTCTCAGCCAGTATATCATCAAAAACCAAAAAATCGTAATTTACCGTTTCAAAACGTTATTTACGTTTTTAACCAACAAACCGTAATTTATGGTTTCAAAACGTAAactacatttttattaaaaaaacgtaAAACCAAACCATATTCTTACGGACCCATGCTTTTATTTAAACCTCAAAATTTTGTTAACAAACCGTATATTACGGTTTAAGAACCGTAAAATACGCTTTTGATAAGTTTCTgacatattttttattttttcaaaattttgcAATTTCGCTCACTAACCAAAAAAACTCGTTTCTCGGGACTAAGTTGTGACCCCCTCCCACAATTTAAACAAAGCGTTGTCATCAATGCTCAAAATGAGAGAGAGTCCATAAATTCAACCTGGCACTCTCGCAATGTGGGTCCATTTTCTGCCGGTATGTACAAATAAAAATTAAAACAgagaaaagtttttttttttttggaacggcaGCAAATAATATTAAAAGGCAACTAGCGAGAAGCTAGAAGCAAAAAAGAATTACAAAGCATTCAGTGGGTTTTGTAGTTTTGTTTGTATGCTAGGTTTAAACAGAGAAAAGTAAAACAAAAACTTTACAAACCTTACACCGCgattgtgtaacgacccaacccgttattcgACCAAAAACACGCCGTAAAAAAAAATTTCTGAGACTgtgcatctggacggcatccagttatctggacagcgtccagtatTGAAAGACAGGACAGCGTCCAagaatattggacggcgtccaaatgaactaaaattgACTGATCTGTTTGACAaatacacgcgagcgaaaaacccgcttctcgacacttttaaaccaaacggttttcacaatacattaatataattataattaagagattcCCACATTAAAAATcgggttttacaacaccgggcccacatcgactcaAATTAcgtcaagtgaccatttcgacccatttttgttttaatacaaaacatagaccgagcatggtgattggggatacgctacccaatcctaatcgaatccaaaagcaagccttctaaagcaactacacgagtccactagttcccacgcttacccgagccaccgcatccacgcAATctataaaaggtaaacaacgagagggtaagctaatgcttagcgagtgagaatatactacatacatatatatgtataaaatggacacgccacacaataaatcaaatagcacataccggagcatccatgcataaaggccaagctaaactaagcataccgtacgatcgctatacgcaagctaataatatcaacaagtaagttcaccaacgacgatgtgaaccacgccaaatcaagctacacccggagggctagctacatcacaataatacgacgatatatataacattaaagcgtaaaacgcccaaggttaaccccttaacccaataccaaaagtcaattaccacaatgaagatttggccgaactacacgagccttagtaaatccgcatccacacgagattactatcttcaataccacaacaacatagaggttggccgaactacacgagccttagtgaatctgcaacacacgagattactatctcaaataagatggccgaactacacgcgtcatcgtgaatccgaactacacgagactcacttccgataagatgaccgaactacacgtgtcatcgtgaatccgaactacacgagactcacttccgataagatgaccgaactacacgtgtcatcgtgaatccgcatctacacgtgatccacttctccaatcacaacccacatcatcggggtattTCAAACCACaacacaatatcaacccttcgccattggggttatataatccacatcacaagcacatgtgataacgtacacaacaagtgtgcacctcgccaaaggtggtcaaccaaaacgcacaaccgtgctaattggatctatacgcaagtccatcaaatccacctatatgtgaagtgagctctataaccgagaaccacttcactcgacccgcacccatcctacacatacatatgcacataagatattaacactcaccttgtcgccttgatgaatgctaccgaataatccgcaactcgccgatggaaagtacctattccattatcacaaatacaacaacacaattagggtggacttacaaaccaacccaatttgacacttagtgaatttcgacccaaatgcacttccaagcacaaactgcgcccaaactaaccaataatcactatcaCAAGTGGAAATGGTCCTAAGACactaattaaacccgaacacaagtgttaaacacttgtcttacccaatttgacaccaaaatcctaattttgacccatttcaaaattagtcaaccaaacacacccaaatgagtttcaacacttccataatcattaACACTAGTAGTTATATCCATTATCAAGCCTaaacatggccaaaacgtcaaccaaacCAAAATCCGCCAAGTGAccacaataactagtcaccataaacccacttcatcatctaaaagggtttcacaactaatcaagctaaaaccctaacttgaatatcaattctaacaattgaaattcggagttagaacttaccacaacaaccaaaacgtagctaggagcgagatgtacaactttagaacccgagctttggcgagaatccgactccttcctctccaaatcaagctctctctctaaactcttactctctcactagatatggatgagagtgtttgtgttggtgaagataaggttgaatgagctcaaccttgcccatttgtggcttaaaaccggccaccaagtgaaattaccaatttgcccctttttaaaataaaccaacagctggcccgtcagcacATTTGAACGGCGTCCAgaatgtgggacggcgtccagcacaaaaggacaggacggcgtccagtatttggGATGGCGTCCCATTGTACTGAAACATGAAACAGGGTCTTACAGATTGTGAGATATTTATTATTGATTCGCGCACGCGACTCGTTTTCCGCTTCTAGTTGTCTCGGGGATCATCGGTTCTGGATTTTACGGAACCCTCTCTTTCATTAGCAAATTTGAACAGTCGGCTTCAACTTGAAGTAGAACGAGTTCATATCTTCCACGATTTCCAAGAATACATCACGTTCCTTCAACTTCAACTCAAACAACTGGTTATACAACTTATAATTACCGCTCGCCTTGCGAAGTTCCTTGTACTTACGCCTCATCGTGTCAAACAATAGCATCTCCTTTTTTTCCTCATCCAATTCAGAACCAATTCGTTGATTCGGAAAATTCCCCTCACACTCAACATCACTATATTCTTCGTTCGTGTCAATCTCTTCCGTATCAATCTCATGTGACTCGAGCATCATGATCCAATTCTCGGATGACTCCCGTTGCACGATGAATGCATATGGATATAATGTAGTTGGGAAATTTGTAAACATGTATTTTTGATGGTTATGTTCCAAAGAGAGAGCACCGGCATGAATGTTTAAAGACGCATTTGCACTCGCCCTTTTTATTTTGCAAACGTGTTTTTTTGCTTCTTATACCCTATATTGCTAATAGCGTccttcgttttttttttttgtatctagaatcctttatttttcaaaaatttataatcaGCATCCCTCCGTCAAACTTATGTTAAATAAGTCTGTTAAGTGTTAGaatgtgcaatgcatgtgagggtaaaatcatctTTTTACCCTTCTTCACTTGAATTTAACCTGAATTTAAAGCTTAATCAATTTGTTCTTCACCAAAATTACAACCGTCGTTATGAATCCGGATCAGAAACAACAATTTACTGCTTGTGTATGTTtttttgttgtatataagtttactgcttttcaaaaaaaaaaaaaaattaaaaaactatcattattgtaacatcccgtctttttccgtttacttttcgtctatctattttaaagtccgttatataattataacatcttctgttaatacgcgttttaaaatatctcgtttaggtaattcacgcacccgcttttaaacttgagggactaaacttgccaaatgcccaaagatttgactaggtcaaagggtcaacttcacctcctccactcatt from Rutidosis leptorrhynchoides isolate AG116_Rl617_1_P2 chromosome 9, CSIRO_AGI_Rlap_v1, whole genome shotgun sequence harbors:
- the LOC139868011 gene encoding receptor-like protein kinase ANXUR2, giving the protein MASSIKEFAQSKLPLSFILEATNNFSNKNIIGKGEFGNVYKMQIDTDVDTKCSARRFNRKGRLRDDAFLTEISVLSRLQGNINVVCMFGFCEEEGEKIIVYEHYKKGSLEYYISKPTRLKWPERLRIANNLASAIAWIHDTRGRSYYVIHRNINSYTILLNDSWTPALSGFEYCIEGPVSRSNQVFRCKAIGTKGYMDPAIEKNDGRKANPENGLLAPLAKLNFEKGTLQNIIHPKLLNQMGPRSLKLFSEAAYSCLEDDPERRPDPLNLLNQLKLAETVNELQSLVNSLVILD